A single region of the Streptomyces vilmorinianum genome encodes:
- a CDS encoding cupin domain-containing protein, which translates to MAGIVSRNFDSADETRPFEGGKGRLDLVNTDRGSVGRAVFEPGWQWSKHVKPIAGTESCQASHVGYVVSGRMRIVMDDGETAEVGPGDFMAVEPGHDAEVIGDEPCVALDWVGFGDYAVRKGT; encoded by the coding sequence ATGGCCGGAATCGTGTCCAGAAACTTCGACTCCGCAGATGAGACCCGTCCCTTCGAGGGCGGTAAGGGCAGGCTGGACCTGGTGAACACGGACCGCGGCTCGGTCGGCCGGGCCGTGTTCGAGCCGGGCTGGCAGTGGTCCAAGCACGTCAAGCCGATCGCCGGCACGGAGAGCTGCCAGGCCTCCCACGTCGGCTATGTCGTCAGTGGCCGGATGAGGATCGTCATGGACGACGGCGAGACGGCAGAAGTGGGCCCGGGCGACTTCATGGCCGTCGAACCAGGCCACGATGCCGAGGTCATCGGCGACGAGCCCTGCGTGGCCCTGGACTGGGTAGGTTTCGGCGACTACGCCGTACGCAAGGGCACCTGA
- a CDS encoding DUF6243 family protein — protein MTDSKNINNPVGQGGGQRKKLSRAERQNNGPHRNLDRKGAADRKAELVRKMREKARAAEDAAQASDDTAQS, from the coding sequence GTGACCGACAGCAAGAACATCAACAATCCCGTGGGCCAGGGCGGTGGCCAGCGCAAGAAGCTGTCCCGCGCCGAACGGCAGAACAACGGTCCGCACCGCAACCTCGACCGCAAGGGTGCAGCCGACCGTAAGGCGGAGCTGGTGCGCAAGATGCGCGAGAAGGCACGCGCAGCTGAGGACGCCGCGCAGGCGAGCGACGACACCGCACAGAGCTGA
- a CDS encoding RNA-binding protein, protein MPPSFVHRIAKYDPADRDEHGHYTGAEEAVSDQGPVEAAYLAAIAAFAEASAIDRLEIREPAVAGFVHFGVEPSDGGHGLGGLFPPDLAGYHDGAEVSLPVALELVRAMLRDHGAWCRLEAGDVFTVHVGWDQYVYVGSDRLCADAVARTRELGLFPEPMTTSPYAAELQEPDVTEAADEGFWARVRTALASRKAVLLEEGYVRNAARFHRLTPENLDAVRTGLSPRALLTVWPDLNPDVGAVLATLPEEGSAEFVWEAQDGTIRHAIVDDTEYQELATLMAGARAACTLPMCLDERPPLLCAALPDSDGVLRARW, encoded by the coding sequence GTGCCGCCGTCCTTCGTCCACCGGATCGCCAAGTACGACCCCGCCGACCGTGACGAACACGGCCACTACACCGGTGCCGAGGAGGCGGTCAGTGACCAAGGGCCCGTCGAAGCCGCGTACCTCGCGGCCATCGCCGCCTTCGCGGAGGCCTCGGCCATCGATCGGCTGGAGATCCGCGAGCCCGCAGTCGCCGGTTTCGTCCACTTCGGCGTGGAGCCGTCGGATGGGGGGCATGGCCTCGGCGGGCTCTTCCCGCCCGACCTCGCCGGCTACCACGACGGGGCCGAGGTCTCCCTTCCGGTCGCTCTGGAGCTGGTTCGGGCCATGCTCCGCGACCACGGTGCCTGGTGTCGCCTGGAGGCGGGGGACGTGTTCACCGTGCATGTCGGGTGGGACCAGTACGTGTATGTGGGCAGCGACCGGCTCTGCGCGGACGCCGTGGCCCGTACACGGGAACTCGGCCTCTTCCCGGAACCGATGACGACCTCCCCCTACGCGGCGGAGCTGCAGGAACCGGACGTGACGGAGGCGGCCGACGAGGGGTTCTGGGCGCGCGTGCGCACGGCGCTGGCCTCACGGAAGGCTGTGCTCCTGGAGGAGGGCTACGTCCGCAACGCTGCACGCTTCCACCGCCTCACGCCGGAGAACCTCGACGCGGTGCGTACCGGTCTCAGCCCGCGCGCCCTGTTGACCGTCTGGCCCGACCTGAACCCCGATGTCGGCGCGGTCCTCGCGACGCTGCCAGAGGAGGGATCCGCGGAGTTCGTCTGGGAGGCACAGGACGGGACGATCAGACATGCGATCGTCGACGACACCGAGTACCAAGAGCTCGCCACCCTGATGGCCGGCGCCCGGGCGGCATGCACCCTGCCCATGTGCCTCGACGAACGCCCCCCGCTTCTTTGCGCCGCCCTGCCCGACAGCGACGGCGTGCTGCGCGCCCGGTGGTGA
- a CDS encoding FG-GAP repeat domain-containing protein has protein sequence MGAVAGRSYIELSELFERRRLPRGTPILLDATMRPVEPLTSWFRAMGLAGYGPGGHRGQLVWMDWELSQDGWATVVLRHTRTGITTKHLLGSAEHPRTFSFAWDAHDVVTGYAPNGDYTWTITAESVDGVPLDFTASGSFKVVRKTAPHDFNDNGSLDVLQRDSEGVLWRVDTSSYDGSLSLASRRQIGRGWQIYDRIEATGNLGGTEVGDLLARDRSGVLWLYQGNGLSGFATRIKVGTGWQIYDKIEAGSDLTNDGRADVIATDKYGGLWLYPGTGNAAKPYSARKKIGMGWGIYNELTAVGNIAGGAAGDVVARDKYGLLWQYLGKGDGTFAPRTKIGGGWNTYTSLVGVGDVTKDVRPDLVGFAADSEYLYRATGDWRAPFARAQQAWLHYPATGTTTLPEGESTENGSALVQWPGGDGDHQRFRFG, from the coding sequence GTGGGTGCGGTCGCGGGTCGGAGCTATATAGAGCTGAGCGAGCTCTTCGAGCGGCGCCGACTCCCCCGGGGCACCCCGATCCTGCTCGATGCCACGATGCGTCCGGTCGAGCCGCTGACCAGTTGGTTCCGGGCGATGGGGCTCGCGGGGTACGGACCAGGGGGCCATCGGGGGCAGCTGGTCTGGATGGACTGGGAACTCTCACAGGACGGCTGGGCCACCGTGGTCCTCCGCCATACGCGGACCGGTATCACGACCAAGCACCTTCTTGGCAGCGCGGAGCACCCGCGCACATTCAGCTTTGCCTGGGATGCTCACGACGTGGTGACCGGCTATGCCCCGAACGGCGACTACACCTGGACGATCACGGCCGAGTCGGTCGACGGCGTCCCCCTCGACTTCACGGCCTCCGGCTCCTTCAAGGTCGTCCGCAAGACCGCACCGCACGACTTCAACGACAACGGCTCGCTCGATGTGCTCCAGCGGGACTCTGAGGGCGTGTTGTGGCGGGTCGACACCTCCTCCTACGACGGGTCGCTGAGCTTGGCCTCCCGCCGGCAGATCGGCCGGGGCTGGCAGATCTACGACCGCATCGAGGCGACGGGCAACCTCGGCGGGACGGAGGTCGGTGATCTCCTGGCCCGCGACCGGTCCGGTGTGCTGTGGCTGTACCAGGGCAACGGCCTGAGCGGCTTCGCCACCCGGATCAAGGTCGGGACAGGCTGGCAGATCTACGACAAGATCGAGGCCGGCAGCGATCTGACGAACGACGGCCGTGCGGACGTGATCGCCACCGACAAGTACGGCGGTCTGTGGCTCTACCCCGGCACGGGGAACGCCGCCAAGCCCTACTCCGCCCGGAAGAAGATCGGTATGGGCTGGGGTATCTACAACGAACTGACCGCCGTCGGGAACATCGCGGGCGGCGCGGCCGGTGACGTGGTCGCCCGTGACAAGTACGGCTTGCTCTGGCAGTACCTGGGCAAGGGTGACGGCACATTCGCCCCACGCACGAAGATCGGTGGCGGCTGGAACACGTACACCAGCCTTGTCGGCGTCGGTGACGTCACCAAGGACGTCCGCCCCGATCTCGTCGGCTTCGCTGCGGACTCGGAGTACCTCTACCGGGCCACCGGCGACTGGCGCGCCCCCTTCGCCCGCGCCCAGCAAGCCTGGCTGCACTACCCGGCCACGGGTACGACCACATTGCCTGAGGGCGAGAGTACCGAGAACGGCTCCGCCCTGGTCCAGTGGCCGGGCGGAGACGGCGACCACCAGCGGTTCCGTTTCGGCTGA
- a CDS encoding DinB family protein: MTHDHRVQPPRTADERATLTAMLQFQRETLEMKCAGLTPEQLKSRAVAPSGLSLVGLVRHAAEVERGWFRNVINGERSRSPWTAPGSTEWADFEVDGLDESGVEEAFTIWREECARARAVVDAADSLDDCGHLGEDTYSLRYVLAHMIEEYARHNGHADLLRERIDGVTGE, encoded by the coding sequence ATGACCCACGATCACCGCGTTCAGCCTCCCCGGACCGCCGACGAGCGCGCCACGCTCACCGCCATGCTCCAGTTCCAGCGCGAGACGCTGGAGATGAAGTGTGCCGGGCTCACTCCCGAGCAGCTCAAGAGCAGGGCGGTGGCGCCCTCGGGGCTCTCCCTCGTGGGCCTGGTGCGGCACGCGGCCGAGGTGGAGCGTGGCTGGTTCCGCAATGTGATCAACGGGGAGCGGAGTCGGAGTCCCTGGACCGCGCCCGGCTCGACGGAGTGGGCGGACTTCGAGGTCGACGGCCTCGACGAGTCCGGCGTCGAGGAGGCGTTCACGATCTGGCGCGAGGAATGCGCCCGCGCCCGCGCCGTCGTGGACGCGGCCGACTCCCTCGACGACTGCGGGCACCTCGGCGAGGACACGTACTCGCTGCGCTATGTCCTCGCCCACATGATCGAGGAGTACGCCCGCCACAACGGGCACGCGGACCTGCTGCGCGAACGCATCGACGGCGTCACCGGCGAATAG
- a CDS encoding GNAT family N-acetyltransferase: MPELIAPTERLHSSWLAAHAEWTPGDHQDGAGMRLAEENAFASPEVFASWVRRLREQSDRTRPLAEGWVHATHWWIVDDGAYAGAIDLRHELNDFLLRAGGHIGYSIRPSARRRGLATWALGAVLPEARALGLDRVLVTCDEDNLASARAIERNGGVLEDTRETELGLKRRYWITL; this comes from the coding sequence ATGCCCGAACTGATCGCCCCCACCGAACGACTTCACTCCTCCTGGCTCGCGGCACACGCCGAGTGGACCCCCGGCGACCACCAGGACGGCGCCGGCATGCGGCTCGCCGAGGAGAACGCCTTCGCCAGCCCCGAGGTCTTCGCCTCCTGGGTGCGACGGCTGCGCGAACAGTCCGACCGGACGCGGCCGTTGGCGGAGGGCTGGGTGCACGCCACGCACTGGTGGATCGTCGACGACGGCGCGTACGCGGGCGCGATCGACCTCCGCCACGAGCTCAACGACTTCCTGCTGCGCGCCGGAGGGCACATCGGGTACAGCATCCGGCCCTCCGCCCGCCGGCGTGGTCTCGCGACCTGGGCGCTGGGAGCGGTCCTCCCCGAGGCCCGGGCCCTGGGGCTCGACCGGGTCCTGGTGACCTGCGACGAGGACAACCTCGCCTCCGCGCGCGCCATCGAGCGCAACGGGGGCGTCCTGGAGGACACGCGCGAGACCGAGCTCGGCCTCAAGCGGCGCTACTGGATCACCCTGTGA
- a CDS encoding nuclear transport factor 2 family protein codes for MGESGAADEVAQAVAAELRLMEPSVRSSRAQARELLDPDFVEVGASGRRWTYEEMLAALPELPGGAEDGPRYEPSAMAGTVLAPGLVHLTYETRIDGLHARRSSLWRRHPDGSGWRMYYHQATPVPPQP; via the coding sequence TTGGGGGAGAGCGGCGCGGCGGACGAGGTCGCCCAGGCCGTCGCTGCGGAACTGCGGCTCATGGAACCCTCGGTCCGCTCCTCGCGTGCGCAGGCCCGCGAGCTCCTCGACCCGGACTTCGTCGAGGTCGGCGCGTCCGGCCGCCGGTGGACGTACGAGGAGATGCTCGCCGCCCTGCCCGAACTGCCCGGCGGAGCGGAGGACGGCCCGCGCTACGAACCCTCCGCGATGGCCGGCACCGTCCTGGCGCCTGGCCTCGTCCACCTCACCTACGAGACGCGGATCGACGGCCTGCACGCCCGCCGCAGCTCCCTGTGGCGCCGCCACCCCGACGGCTCGGGCTGGCGCATGTACTACCACCAGGCGACCCCGGTGCCGCCCCAGCCGTAG
- a CDS encoding carboxylesterase/lipase family protein: MARTTVTTTRGPVRGERRGDGSLRFLGIPYAQPPVGDLRFAAPVPPEPWTEVLDATSYGPTAQRRPFAEVTTIPEPSIPGAGVLNLNVFTPDTDTDTDTDTATGAGLPVLVWIHGGGYVAGSAASPWYDGSAFNRDGVVLVSLGYRLGIEGFLHLDGAPDNRGVLDWIAALTWVRDNIARFGGDPAKVTVAGQSAGGGAVQTLLAVPAARGLFRGALSASGAVMRPDGPEVARAVARLFTARTGVPAAAAALRDLSDDELLDLQDRLGAPGPDREGLPPLLSLAPFADGELIPDPVLEALTDGEAGADVPLMLGFTAHEFNAVPAPGPDGPPLPALLGGMGLAPDRVDAFTAAYAPGGPDLLFGQALTDATFRAPSLAVADARAARERPTWLYEFAWESPVARMAFHCLDLPYAFDLLDAEGVTAAAGDAPPRALADAMHRAWVSFVRDLDPGESWPRYTGADRATMVWDTEPRVERDPLRQVREIWLS, translated from the coding sequence ATGGCCCGCACCACCGTCACCACCACCCGCGGCCCGGTCCGCGGCGAGCGCCGTGGCGACGGCAGTCTGCGCTTCCTCGGCATCCCCTACGCGCAGCCGCCGGTCGGCGACCTCCGCTTCGCGGCGCCCGTCCCGCCGGAGCCCTGGACCGAGGTCCTCGACGCCACCTCGTACGGGCCGACCGCCCAGCGACGCCCCTTCGCCGAGGTCACCACCATCCCCGAGCCCTCCATCCCGGGCGCCGGCGTCCTCAACCTCAACGTCTTCACCCCCGACACCGACACCGACACCGACACCGACACCGCCACCGGCGCCGGCCTGCCCGTCCTCGTGTGGATCCACGGCGGCGGCTACGTGGCCGGGTCTGCGGCCAGTCCCTGGTACGACGGGTCCGCCTTCAACCGCGACGGCGTCGTCCTGGTCTCCCTCGGCTACCGGCTCGGCATAGAGGGCTTCCTCCACCTCGACGGCGCCCCCGACAACCGTGGCGTCCTCGACTGGATCGCCGCCCTCACCTGGGTCCGCGACAACATCGCCCGCTTCGGCGGCGACCCGGCCAAGGTCACCGTCGCCGGCCAGTCGGCGGGCGGCGGCGCCGTGCAGACGCTGCTCGCCGTACCCGCCGCCCGTGGCCTGTTCCGCGGCGCCCTCTCCGCCTCCGGCGCGGTGATGCGCCCGGACGGCCCGGAGGTCGCCCGCGCCGTCGCCCGCCTGTTCACCGCCCGTACCGGCGTACCCGCGGCCGCCGCCGCGCTGCGGGACCTGAGCGACGACGAACTCCTCGACCTCCAGGACCGGTTGGGCGCGCCGGGTCCGGACCGCGAGGGGCTGCCGCCGCTGCTCTCCCTGGCGCCCTTCGCCGACGGCGAGCTGATCCCGGACCCCGTCCTCGAGGCGCTGACGGACGGTGAGGCCGGCGCCGACGTCCCGTTGATGCTGGGCTTCACCGCGCACGAATTCAACGCCGTCCCCGCACCGGGGCCCGACGGCCCGCCCCTGCCGGCCCTCCTCGGCGGCATGGGTCTGGCCCCGGACCGGGTCGACGCCTTCACCGCCGCGTACGCGCCCGGCGGCCCGGACCTCCTGTTCGGCCAGGCGCTGACCGACGCCACCTTCCGCGCGCCGTCACTGGCCGTCGCCGATGCTCGCGCCGCACGCGAACGGCCCACCTGGCTCTACGAGTTCGCGTGGGAGTCGCCTGTCGCCCGGATGGCCTTCCACTGCCTGGACCTGCCGTACGCCTTCGACCTCCTGGACGCCGAAGGGGTCACGGCCGCCGCGGGGGACGCGCCGCCCCGCGCCCTGGCCGACGCGATGCACCGTGCCTGGGTCTCCTTCGTACGGGACCTCGACCCGGGCGAGTCCTGGCCGCGCTACACCGGCGCCGACCGCGCCACGATGGTCTGGGACACCGAGCCGCGCGTCGAACGGGACCCGCTGCGCCAGGTCCGCGAGATCTGGCTCAGCTGA
- a CDS encoding DJ-1/PfpI/YhbO family deglycase/protease, with amino-acid sequence MSLDGKHVLVLTTNYGTEQDELRKPVAALREAGARVTVAARKAEPIVTLVSDRRPGEVVRPDTTYGEVSPDRFDAVVVPGGTVNADRLRVDTTAQRLLAAFAEAGKPVAAICHGPWLLIDSGLVAGKEVTSYPSVRTDLTNAGGTWVDRAVVVDASGAFPLITSRRPSDVGPFSEAIAEALGGSAS; translated from the coding sequence GTGTCCCTCGACGGAAAGCACGTCCTCGTCCTCACGACGAACTACGGCACGGAACAGGACGAGCTGCGGAAACCGGTGGCGGCTCTGCGCGAGGCGGGCGCCCGGGTCACCGTGGCCGCGCGGAAGGCCGAGCCCATCGTGACGCTCGTATCGGACCGGCGTCCGGGTGAGGTCGTACGGCCCGACACGACGTACGGCGAGGTGTCACCGGACCGGTTCGACGCGGTCGTCGTGCCGGGCGGCACCGTCAACGCCGACCGGCTCCGGGTGGACACGACGGCGCAGCGGCTGCTCGCGGCGTTCGCCGAGGCCGGCAAGCCGGTGGCCGCGATCTGCCACGGACCGTGGCTGCTCATCGACAGCGGGCTCGTCGCGGGCAAGGAGGTCACCTCGTACCCCTCGGTCCGGACCGATCTGACGAACGCGGGCGGGACGTGGGTGGACCGGGCCGTCGTGGTCGACGCGTCCGGCGCGTTCCCGCTGATCACCTCGCGCAGACCGTCCGATGTCGGGCCCTTCTCGGAGGCGATCGCCGAGGCACTCGGCGGTTCCGCGTCCTGA
- a CDS encoding metallophosphoesterase, with the protein MIVIAHLSDIHIDSSPRSAERTRSVMAYLESIDAGRLDAVVVTGDIADHGLESEYVRVRELLRTRHPLLVCPGNHDRRDVFREVLLGAPPERAGAPVNQVLRADGFVLALGDSSVPGKDEGFLEEETLAWLEGVLDDTPEGVPVLVGFHHPPTALHIPFVDGIRQFGEHRLAELTGRRPGIVGFLCGHAHTAAATSFAGRPLLVAPGVISTSKLPWEPYGGPSQHVYRDEMAPSLAFHVLDDEGRLTTHYRSVPV; encoded by the coding sequence GTGATCGTGATCGCGCACCTCAGCGACATCCACATCGACAGTTCGCCACGCAGCGCGGAACGCACCAGGTCCGTGATGGCCTATCTGGAATCGATCGACGCCGGCCGCCTGGACGCGGTCGTGGTGACCGGTGACATCGCCGACCACGGTCTGGAGTCGGAGTACGTACGCGTACGGGAACTGCTGCGGACCCGGCACCCGCTGCTGGTCTGCCCGGGCAACCACGACCGGCGGGACGTCTTCCGCGAGGTGCTTCTCGGCGCGCCCCCGGAGCGGGCCGGCGCCCCGGTGAACCAGGTGCTGCGCGCCGACGGGTTCGTGCTGGCCCTCGGCGACTCGTCGGTGCCGGGCAAGGACGAAGGGTTCCTGGAGGAGGAGACCCTCGCATGGCTGGAGGGCGTCCTCGACGACACCCCCGAAGGCGTACCGGTCCTGGTCGGCTTCCACCACCCGCCGACCGCGCTGCACATCCCGTTCGTCGACGGCATCCGTCAGTTCGGCGAGCACCGGCTCGCCGAACTGACCGGGCGCCGGCCCGGCATCGTCGGGTTCCTCTGCGGGCACGCGCACACGGCGGCCGCCACCAGCTTCGCGGGGCGCCCGCTGCTGGTCGCGCCCGGCGTGATCTCGACCAGCAAGCTCCCCTGGGAGCCGTACGGCGGCCCGAGCCAGCATGTGTACCGGGACGAGATGGCGCCGTCGCTCGCCTTCCACGTCCTGGACGACGAGGGCCGGCTCACCACCCATTACCGGAGCGTCCCCGTTTAG
- a CDS encoding OsmC family protein codes for MADYRIETVRTGYRNWTARNDRGAEVRMAAADDADAQPSFTPVELLLAAMGGCGGLVVDRTARAVEHDDLRIVVESVSGPEDEGRVGRIRVSYEFELPESNPRAAEVFARGVRLTHEKFCTVSRTVEHGAAVEAVLPDGTVGFQAG; via the coding sequence ATGGCCGACTACCGCATCGAGACCGTACGCACCGGCTACCGCAACTGGACCGCCCGCAACGACCGGGGCGCGGAGGTGCGCATGGCGGCGGCGGACGACGCGGACGCGCAGCCCTCGTTCACTCCGGTCGAGCTTCTGCTCGCGGCGATGGGGGGCTGTGGCGGTCTGGTCGTGGACCGGACGGCCCGCGCGGTCGAGCACGACGATCTGCGGATCGTGGTGGAGTCGGTCTCGGGGCCGGAGGACGAGGGCCGAGTGGGCCGGATCAGGGTCAGTTACGAGTTCGAGCTGCCCGAGAGCAACCCGCGCGCGGCAGAGGTCTTCGCGCGCGGAGTACGGCTGACCCACGAGAAGTTCTGCACGGTGAGCCGGACGGTCGAGCACGGCGCCGCGGTGGAGGCGGTGCTCCCGGACGGGACGGTCGGCTTCCAGGCCGGCTGA
- a CDS encoding class I SAM-dependent methyltransferase, with the protein MVEHRDETRAAYDGIVELYASMFADRLETRPFARAMVGTFAELVRETGNLRAADVGCGPGHLTAMLHDLGLDAFGLDLSPAMVDHARRAHPALRFDEARMEALPVEDRALGGVLAHYSMIHTPPGELPALLAEQVRVLAPRGLLLVSFFATEGPEPVRFDHKVTPAYSWPVDRFAELLAGAGLVTVARLIHDPASERGFLDAHLLVRRP; encoded by the coding sequence GTGGTGGAACACCGGGACGAGACCAGGGCGGCCTACGACGGGATCGTCGAGCTCTATGCGTCGATGTTCGCCGATCGGCTGGAGACGCGGCCGTTCGCGCGGGCTATGGTCGGCACCTTCGCCGAGTTGGTGCGCGAGACGGGGAACCTGCGGGCAGCCGATGTCGGGTGCGGGCCCGGACATCTGACGGCCATGCTGCACGACCTGGGGCTGGACGCCTTCGGGCTCGACCTCTCCCCGGCCATGGTCGACCACGCCCGGCGGGCCCATCCGGCGCTGCGGTTCGACGAGGCGCGAATGGAGGCCCTGCCGGTCGAGGACCGCGCGCTCGGCGGAGTGCTGGCCCACTACTCGATGATCCATACCCCGCCTGGGGAGTTGCCCGCGCTGCTCGCCGAACAGGTGCGTGTCCTGGCGCCGAGGGGTCTGCTCCTGGTCTCGTTCTTCGCGACCGAGGGACCGGAGCCGGTCCGCTTCGATCACAAGGTGACGCCCGCCTACAGCTGGCCGGTGGACCGGTTCGCCGAGTTGCTGGCCGGGGCCGGACTCGTCACGGTCGCTCGGCTGATCCACGACCCGGCTTCCGAGCGGGGCTTCCTCGACGCACACTTGCTGGTCCGCCGCCCCTAG
- a CDS encoding molybdopterin cofactor-binding domain-containing protein, translated as MTARDDAQHHPRKESAPRGVDRRRFLGYVLAAPILTVAAQLGEAVLAPAPAAAAAPSVVPSLPGPSEIYDLNDMLTHAALPTANLITIRIESDGTASFDLPRAEVGQGITTSSAMLVAEELDLPVEKVRVTLADARPELLFNQLTGGSNTTISTYTPIRVAAAVARGRLLRAAALELGEAVGSLTAKAGTIVSSVTGRSLGFGELAVKAASLTDTAVGVTLKDPSEFRVIGTDQRRIDALEAVTGRKTFAMDVQVPGALPTMVCRPPTINGTVRSVDNLDEVRAMPGITDVVRISTGVAVRGRTFGQCIDAVRALRVTWGPGTAEGASDATVLQKLRAAELPLVVPPLPLLTKAVDARFTFHFASNGALETNCAVADVRPDSAEIWASLKSPIVAQEQIALQLGLPPTAVKVHVTEGGGSFGRKLFHDAAREAAEISRAMGKPVKLMWHRTDDFRQGRTHPMSTSRVRATYTLGEVLTYEQHHTSVATDFGHGLGEIITSQAAQLPVGDLTFSETIFQLTQQSPYHFGVTTQLLSETDKGFNTGSMRNIYSPNVRCAQELVVDELARRMGKDAYAFRRRHLKDERARAVLDKVAEVGDWGRSMPAGTAQGIAVHPEYHAFLAVLAEIDCRPETTGRKIHDAYTGPRVTKIVCAVDVGLAVNPQGLKAQMMGGIIDGIAVTLTSGLHLRNGHFLEGSWDNYFYTRQWNTPPELEIVVMPPTSDRPGGAGELAVAGAMAAVACAYGRATGAMPTTFPVNHAEPLGFEPLPTTPPIPASPVDGLDRAF; from the coding sequence ATGACAGCGCGCGACGATGCGCAGCACCACCCCCGGAAGGAGTCCGCGCCGCGCGGCGTGGACCGGCGCCGGTTCCTCGGCTACGTACTCGCGGCGCCGATCCTGACCGTCGCCGCGCAGCTCGGGGAAGCGGTCCTGGCCCCCGCCCCGGCGGCCGCCGCCGCGCCCTCCGTGGTTCCCTCGCTGCCCGGGCCGTCCGAGATCTACGACCTCAACGACATGCTCACGCATGCCGCCCTGCCCACCGCGAACCTGATCACCATCCGGATCGAGTCCGACGGCACCGCCTCCTTCGACCTGCCCCGCGCCGAGGTCGGCCAGGGCATCACCACCTCCAGTGCGATGCTCGTCGCCGAGGAGCTCGACCTGCCGGTGGAGAAGGTACGGGTCACCCTCGCCGACGCGCGCCCGGAGCTGCTGTTCAACCAGCTTACCGGCGGCTCCAACACCACGATCTCCACCTACACCCCGATCCGGGTGGCCGCGGCCGTCGCCCGGGGCCGGCTGCTGCGCGCCGCGGCGCTGGAGCTCGGCGAGGCGGTGGGATCGCTCACCGCGAAGGCCGGGACGATCGTCTCCTCGGTGACGGGCAGGAGCCTCGGCTTCGGCGAGCTGGCCGTGAAGGCGGCCTCCCTCACCGACACCGCGGTCGGCGTCACCCTCAAGGACCCCTCCGAGTTCCGGGTCATCGGCACCGATCAGCGGCGCATCGACGCCCTGGAGGCCGTGACCGGACGCAAGACCTTCGCCATGGACGTCCAGGTGCCCGGCGCCCTGCCGACGATGGTGTGCCGGCCGCCGACGATCAACGGCACGGTCCGTTCGGTCGACAACCTCGACGAGGTCCGGGCCATGCCCGGCATCACCGACGTCGTACGGATCTCCACCGGCGTCGCCGTCCGCGGTCGCACCTTCGGCCAGTGCATCGACGCTGTCCGCGCCCTGCGGGTCACCTGGGGACCCGGCACCGCCGAGGGCGCCTCGGACGCGACCGTCCTGCAGAAGCTGCGCGCCGCCGAACTGCCCCTCGTCGTACCGCCGCTGCCCCTGCTGACCAAGGCCGTCGACGCCCGCTTCACCTTCCACTTCGCCAGCAACGGCGCCCTGGAGACCAACTGCGCCGTCGCGGACGTGCGGCCGGACTCGGCCGAGATCTGGGCGAGCCTGAAGTCCCCGATCGTCGCCCAGGAGCAGATCGCGCTCCAGCTCGGCCTCCCGCCCACCGCCGTGAAGGTTCATGTCACCGAGGGCGGCGGGTCGTTCGGCCGCAAGCTCTTCCACGACGCCGCCCGCGAGGCCGCCGAGATCTCCCGTGCCATGGGCAAGCCCGTGAAGCTGATGTGGCACCGGACCGACGACTTCCGCCAGGGCCGTACGCATCCGATGTCCACCTCCCGCGTCCGCGCCACGTACACCCTCGGCGAGGTGCTGACGTACGAGCAGCACCACACCTCCGTCGCCACGGACTTCGGGCACGGCCTCGGCGAGATCATCACGTCCCAGGCCGCCCAACTGCCCGTCGGGGACCTCACCTTCTCCGAGACGATCTTCCAGCTCACCCAGCAGAGCCCGTACCACTTCGGGGTCACCACCCAACTGCTGAGCGAGACCGACAAGGGCTTCAACACCGGCTCCATGCGCAACATCTACTCGCCCAACGTCCGCTGCGCGCAGGAGCTGGTCGTCGACGAGCTGGCCCGGCGGATGGGCAAGGACGCCTACGCGTTCCGCCGCCGGCATCTGAAGGACGAGCGCGCCCGTGCCGTCCTCGACAAGGTCGCGGAGGTGGGCGACTGGGGGCGGTCCATGCCCGCGGGCACCGCCCAGGGGATCGCGGTCCACCCCGAGTACCACGCCTTCCTCGCCGTCCTCGCCGAGATCGACTGCAGGCCCGAGACGACCGGCCGGAAGATCCACGACGCGTACACCGGCCCGCGCGTCACCAAGATCGTCTGTGCCGTCGACGTCGGCCTCGCGGTCAACCCGCAAGGCCTGAAGGCCCAGATGATGGGCGGCATCATCGACGGCATCGCCGTCACCCTCACCTCGGGCCTCCACCTCAGGAACGGGCACTTCCTGGAGGGGAGCTGGGACAACTACTTCTACACGCGGCAGTGGAACACCCCGCCCGAACTGGAGATCGTCGTCATGCCGCCGACCTCCGACCGGCCGGGCGGCGCGGGGGAGCTGGCCGTCGCGGGCGCGATGGCCGCGGTCGCCTGCGCGTACGGCCGGGCCACCGGCGCCATGCCGACGACCTTCCCCGTCAACCACGCCGAGCCGCTCGGTTTCGAGCCGCTGCCCACCACCCCGCCGATCCCCGCCTCGCCGGTCGACGGCCTCGACCGCGCCTTCTAG